A part of Mycolicibacterium sp. TUM20985 genomic DNA contains:
- a CDS encoding acetyl-CoA synthetase, with translation MDAGGRDPRGLCVIGASQRTVRDAAAPEPLVSWAQRAREAAAAAGVSHVLPQIDSIQVVYCQSWPYDDPPGRLAAELGASPKHRLYSGIGGTTPQDLVNRTSLAMQRGDLDLALICSAEALATVRAAKRRGERLSWRHRKSSPFPWEPPHEAELAHEVMQAWETFPLWDTARRARLGHSLDADATEAARVMAAMSDVAAANPHAWRPTALDADTIATPTADNRYVGWPYTKHEVAVMDVDMSAALLVATAEKADALGIDEERRLYLTGWAYAADPASIAARSDMSRSAAMAVVGRQALASAGIGLSDVDAFDLYSCFPSSVRLACDALGLGLDDPRGHTVTGGLPFAGGPASGYLTHAIASTFDRMGREPGNALLTGVGMHLAKHVAAVWSSRPHTPVLEPDLPALQAEVDAAQPPQPLLTAWSGPGTVCAYTVAHGRDGGPTQGLVVLDTAEGRALARVRERDLLLDAESRELIWSRSVGDHRRALQRGSLVVRRSGAP, from the coding sequence GTGGACGCGGGGGGCCGCGACCCCCGCGGCCTCTGCGTGATCGGCGCCTCGCAACGCACGGTACGAGATGCCGCGGCGCCGGAGCCCCTCGTCAGCTGGGCCCAGCGCGCCCGCGAGGCCGCAGCAGCGGCGGGCGTGAGTCACGTTCTGCCACAAATTGACTCGATCCAGGTCGTCTACTGCCAGAGCTGGCCCTATGACGACCCGCCGGGGCGGCTGGCTGCCGAACTCGGTGCCTCGCCGAAGCACCGGCTCTACTCCGGAATCGGCGGTACGACGCCCCAGGACCTGGTGAACCGCACGTCGCTGGCGATGCAGCGCGGCGACCTCGATCTCGCGCTCATCTGTAGCGCCGAAGCGCTGGCCACCGTGCGCGCTGCCAAGCGGCGCGGTGAACGGCTGTCGTGGAGGCACCGGAAGTCCTCGCCGTTCCCGTGGGAACCACCGCACGAAGCCGAGCTCGCACACGAGGTGATGCAGGCGTGGGAGACGTTCCCGCTGTGGGACACCGCCCGCCGGGCGCGGCTCGGACACTCGCTGGACGCCGACGCCACCGAGGCCGCGCGCGTGATGGCGGCGATGAGCGACGTGGCTGCGGCCAACCCGCACGCGTGGCGTCCGACCGCACTCGACGCCGACACGATCGCCACGCCGACGGCCGACAACCGCTACGTCGGCTGGCCCTACACCAAACACGAAGTCGCCGTGATGGACGTGGACATGTCGGCGGCGCTGCTGGTGGCCACGGCGGAGAAGGCCGACGCCCTCGGTATCGACGAGGAGCGTCGGCTGTACCTGACGGGGTGGGCATACGCGGCGGATCCGGCGAGCATCGCCGCCCGTTCGGACATGTCCCGCTCGGCGGCGATGGCCGTCGTCGGCAGGCAGGCGCTCGCGTCGGCCGGCATCGGCCTCTCCGACGTCGACGCGTTCGACTTGTACTCCTGTTTTCCGTCGTCGGTGCGCTTGGCGTGCGACGCGCTCGGGCTCGGACTCGACGACCCGCGGGGGCACACCGTCACGGGTGGACTGCCCTTCGCGGGTGGTCCGGCAAGCGGCTACCTCACCCACGCCATCGCGAGCACCTTCGACCGGATGGGTCGAGAGCCCGGGAACGCGTTGCTGACCGGGGTCGGCATGCATCTGGCCAAGCACGTGGCCGCGGTCTGGTCCAGTCGCCCGCATACGCCCGTCCTCGAGCCCGACCTGCCCGCGCTGCAGGCCGAGGTCGATGCCGCCCAGCCCCCGCAGCCACTGCTGACGGCGTGGTCAGGCCCGGGGACTGTGTGCGCCTACACAGTTGCCCACGGTCGCGACGGCGGCCCGACCCAGGGTCTGGTGGTACTCGACACCGCCGAGGGACGGGCGCTCGCCCGAGTGCGCGAACGCGACCTCCTGCTGGATGCCGAGTCGCGGGAGTTAATTTGGTCTCGAAGTGTCGGTGACCACCGACGGGCGTTGCAACGAGGCTCGCTGGTAGTTCGGAGGTCAGGAGCGCCGTGA
- a CDS encoding class I adenylate-forming enzyme family protein, which produces MTPDLAESAPTPSTVDDGIPFGERLRQLALAKPNLIALTMVSETGVDRSFTLEAVDRGANQWARMLAGRGAHLGALVGIAIPNSVEFILAALGCWKIGAVPVPMRWDLPDWERTRLLQTLGAAVVLDGDNREELVADAMSRTHAPLPEAVSPMQNGICSSGSTGLPKIILNTRPAEWTAALSEPFAAHWAPVPRPQTILVPGPMYHTNGFNPLLYLLGGDRLVVLEKFSATAVLDAIECHRVTNFTATPTMLARIAAVPGASNRDLSSIEWIMQGAAAMPPDELRRWFELLGPEKVVMAYGMTENLGLTSLRGDEWLTHPGSVGRGFRETEIRILDEHGQPMPVGEIGEVFLRAPMNDTYRYLGGAAPAAPTPDGFRSAGDLGRLDEDGYLYIADRRTDMIISGGANVFPAEVENALIAHPGIVDVVVLGLRDAEWGRRVHAVVQLADDAAAVSESDVIAYAKNRLARYKVPKTVEFVDEIPRTAATKVSRSAMVEARGG; this is translated from the coding sequence ATGACACCCGACCTCGCCGAGTCGGCACCCACGCCGTCGACCGTCGACGACGGCATCCCCTTCGGCGAACGGCTTCGCCAATTGGCTCTCGCCAAGCCGAATCTGATTGCGCTGACGATGGTCTCCGAGACCGGCGTCGACCGCAGCTTCACGCTCGAGGCGGTGGATCGGGGTGCGAATCAATGGGCCCGCATGCTCGCCGGGCGGGGAGCTCACCTCGGCGCGCTGGTCGGCATCGCCATCCCCAACTCCGTCGAGTTCATCCTCGCGGCACTGGGCTGTTGGAAGATCGGCGCGGTTCCCGTCCCGATGCGGTGGGACCTGCCCGACTGGGAGCGCACCCGACTCCTGCAGACTCTCGGCGCGGCGGTCGTCCTCGATGGCGACAACCGCGAGGAACTCGTCGCCGATGCCATGTCGCGCACCCATGCGCCGCTGCCCGAGGCGGTGTCCCCAATGCAGAACGGGATCTGCAGCAGTGGTTCCACGGGCCTGCCGAAGATCATCCTCAACACCCGGCCCGCGGAATGGACGGCGGCGCTCAGTGAGCCCTTCGCGGCGCATTGGGCGCCGGTGCCGCGGCCTCAGACCATCCTCGTGCCCGGTCCGATGTATCACACCAACGGGTTCAATCCGCTGCTATACCTGTTGGGCGGAGACCGACTGGTGGTGCTCGAGAAGTTCAGCGCAACAGCTGTTCTCGACGCAATCGAGTGCCATCGCGTGACGAACTTCACCGCCACGCCGACGATGCTCGCGCGGATCGCCGCCGTCCCCGGCGCATCGAACCGCGATCTGTCCAGTATCGAGTGGATCATGCAGGGGGCAGCCGCCATGCCCCCCGACGAGCTCCGTCGGTGGTTCGAGCTGCTGGGGCCAGAGAAGGTGGTCATGGCCTACGGCATGACCGAGAACCTCGGGTTGACCAGCTTGCGCGGTGACGAATGGTTGACGCACCCGGGCAGCGTGGGCCGTGGCTTCCGCGAAACCGAGATCCGCATCCTCGACGAACACGGGCAGCCGATGCCCGTGGGCGAGATCGGCGAAGTCTTCCTGCGTGCGCCGATGAACGACACCTACCGGTATCTCGGCGGGGCCGCGCCGGCCGCGCCGACACCCGACGGCTTCCGCTCGGCGGGTGACCTCGGCCGTCTCGACGAGGACGGCTACCTCTACATCGCGGATCGCCGCACTGACATGATCATCAGCGGCGGTGCGAATGTCTTTCCCGCGGAGGTGGAGAACGCCCTCATCGCCCACCCCGGCATCGTCGACGTCGTCGTGCTAGGTCTGCGTGACGCCGAATGGGGTCGTCGCGTCCATGCCGTCGTTCAGTTGGCAGACGACGCCGCGGCCGTCTCCGAGAGCGACGTCATCGCCTACGCCAAGAATCGACTCGCCCGCTACAAGGTGCCGAAGACCGTCGAGTTCGTCGACGAGATCCCACGCACCGCCGCCACCAAGGTGAGCCGTTCGGCCATGGTCGAGGCGCGGGGTGGTTGA
- a CDS encoding FadR/GntR family transcriptional regulator, with product MTILGIGVEAHRRLSSRRTAEIVADELRQQIVDGRLGDGDLLPGQKQLVEHFNVSLVSVREALRILETEGLVSVRRGNRGGAVVHAPAKSSAAYMLGLVLQSDSVPIADLCTALRELEPSCAALAALRPDRAITLVPELIRSNDAMADHLNDPEKFSEIGGEFHHLLARGCGNHTMVVVMGSLEALWASQEGEWFNQAREQNAFPTPAKRRATLNAHLKVTEAIADGDVDRARRLTYKHVNDAHTHALPSSDQPIRAHSPQTMSRRS from the coding sequence TTGACCATCCTGGGAATTGGCGTCGAAGCGCACCGTCGGCTGTCGTCGCGCCGGACCGCCGAGATCGTGGCAGACGAGCTGCGACAACAGATCGTCGACGGTCGGCTCGGCGATGGCGATCTCCTACCCGGGCAGAAGCAACTCGTCGAGCACTTCAACGTCAGCCTGGTCTCAGTCCGGGAGGCGTTGCGCATCCTCGAGACCGAGGGTCTGGTCTCGGTTCGGCGCGGCAACAGGGGCGGGGCCGTCGTGCACGCACCCGCGAAGTCCAGCGCCGCCTACATGCTGGGGTTGGTGCTGCAGAGCGATTCGGTCCCCATCGCAGACCTCTGCACCGCACTCAGAGAGCTCGAACCGTCCTGCGCGGCGCTCGCGGCCCTGCGACCGGACCGGGCGATCACCCTCGTGCCCGAACTGATCCGGAGCAACGATGCCATGGCCGACCACCTGAACGATCCCGAGAAATTCTCCGAGATCGGCGGCGAGTTTCATCACCTGCTGGCGCGCGGCTGCGGTAACCACACCATGGTCGTGGTGATGGGCAGCCTCGAAGCGCTGTGGGCGAGTCAGGAAGGTGAATGGTTCAACCAGGCCAGGGAGCAGAACGCCTTTCCGACGCCCGCCAAACGGCGCGCCACGTTGAACGCTCACCTCAAGGTGACGGAGGCGATCGCCGACGGTGACGTGGACCGTGCGCGCCGCCTGACCTACAAGCACGTCAACGACGCCCACACGCACGCCCTTCCGTCGTCGGATCAGCCCATTCGCGCGCACTCGCCGCAGACGATGTCACGGCGCTCCTGA
- a CDS encoding TetR family transcriptional regulator — MTAPSRRAYGELDRDQVVASLQTLARRVGVQRVTMRELAAELGAAVPSVYYHVPGKQAALDLLAESVLAEIPEPPPGPWAQRLVELYCGAREVLLGVSGIAGVLQTNGGGESAHRLDGLGRSLIAQSGLTTAKANAAHAVSYTYLLGSVSLEESRPSRVPAPTKRQAASRYRAGLALIVAGIQASVADR, encoded by the coding sequence ATGACCGCTCCATCGCGTCGCGCGTACGGCGAATTGGACCGCGACCAGGTGGTCGCCTCGTTGCAGACGCTGGCGAGACGGGTCGGCGTGCAGCGGGTGACGATGCGCGAACTCGCGGCGGAGCTAGGTGCCGCCGTGCCGTCGGTCTACTACCACGTGCCGGGCAAACAGGCGGCCCTCGATCTGCTCGCCGAGTCCGTACTGGCGGAGATCCCCGAACCCCCGCCCGGCCCCTGGGCTCAGCGGTTAGTCGAATTATATTGCGGAGCAAGGGAAGTGTTGCTCGGCGTCTCGGGTATCGCCGGGGTGCTGCAGACCAACGGCGGTGGTGAGTCGGCCCACCGTCTCGACGGGCTCGGTCGCTCGCTCATCGCACAGTCCGGGCTGACCACCGCGAAGGCGAACGCGGCCCACGCGGTGTCGTACACCTATCTGCTGGGGTCGGTCAGCCTCGAGGAGTCGCGGCCGTCAAGAGTCCCCGCACCGACCAAACGGCAGGCGGCGTCACGGTATCGGGCGGGTCTCGCCCTCATCGTCGCTGGAATCCAGGCATCCGTGGCGGACCGATGA
- a CDS encoding cytochrome P450, with translation MSIPKPPGLGSLVTEHGGGAADLDAAAVLDPDTYVAGAPFAALARLRAESPVHPVTLPGMPKAWLLTRHADVRRVSRDTETFSSATGNTLVEVEMNSTSAMLPGIDPPRHVLMRKLINQGFTVRNVKRLEPHMRKVARDIVADVIAKGEFDAVPDISAEMSLQVIADVLGVPAEDRMDVFRWSNAIGSLGIEDPDYAPTPQALGQAAAEMFSYCGELVEHRRKYGLTDDILSALLAAEVDGEKLNRDQLNEFFMLLAIAGNETTRNTLSHGILALSQHPEQRALLACEPKAIPAAVEELLRWSTPVMHFRRTATVDVEIGGQQISAGDWVLIHYLSANRDEDVFERADEFDVTRADAGHAAFGGGGTHFCLGAQLARLELSVLLEELYPAVPGLAVTAGPDRLRSSFFHGIKRLPCTTGRG, from the coding sequence ATGAGCATCCCCAAACCCCCCGGCCTCGGCTCGTTGGTGACCGAACACGGCGGTGGCGCCGCGGATCTCGACGCTGCTGCGGTACTCGATCCCGATACCTACGTCGCCGGTGCCCCGTTCGCGGCACTCGCCCGGCTGCGAGCGGAATCCCCGGTGCACCCCGTGACCCTTCCCGGAATGCCCAAGGCCTGGCTGCTGACGCGCCACGCCGACGTCCGCCGGGTCAGCCGCGACACCGAGACGTTCAGCAGCGCCACGGGCAACACCTTGGTCGAGGTCGAGATGAACTCGACGTCGGCGATGCTGCCGGGCATCGACCCGCCACGGCACGTTCTCATGCGCAAGCTCATCAACCAGGGCTTCACCGTGCGCAACGTCAAACGCCTCGAGCCGCACATGCGAAAGGTGGCGCGCGACATCGTCGCCGACGTCATCGCCAAGGGAGAGTTCGACGCTGTGCCCGACATCTCCGCCGAGATGTCACTGCAGGTGATCGCCGACGTCCTCGGTGTTCCCGCCGAGGATCGGATGGACGTCTTCCGATGGAGCAACGCCATCGGGAGCCTTGGCATCGAAGACCCCGACTACGCGCCGACGCCGCAGGCGCTGGGACAAGCCGCCGCCGAGATGTTCTCCTATTGTGGGGAGTTGGTCGAGCATCGGCGCAAGTACGGCTTGACCGATGACATCTTGTCGGCACTTCTCGCCGCCGAGGTCGACGGTGAGAAGCTCAACCGCGATCAGCTCAACGAGTTCTTCATGCTTCTGGCGATTGCGGGCAACGAGACCACCCGCAACACCCTGAGCCATGGGATCCTGGCGCTCTCGCAGCATCCCGAGCAGCGTGCCCTGCTGGCGTGCGAACCGAAGGCCATCCCGGCGGCGGTGGAGGAGCTGCTGCGGTGGTCCACGCCGGTGATGCACTTCCGCCGCACCGCCACGGTCGACGTCGAGATCGGCGGGCAGCAGATCTCTGCCGGCGACTGGGTGCTGATCCACTATCTGTCCGCCAATCGGGACGAGGACGTCTTCGAACGGGCCGACGAATTCGACGTCACGCGCGCCGATGCGGGCCACGCCGCGTTCGGAGGTGGCGGGACGCACTTCTGCCTCGGCGCCCAGCTGGCCAGACTCGAATTGTCAGTACTGCTCGAGGAGCTCTATCCCGCCGTGCCCGGTCTCGCCGTGACCGCGGGACCCGACCGGTTGCGCTCGTCGTTCTTCCACGGGATCAAGCGGCTGCCCTGCACGACGGGCCGCGGCTAG